From Alteromonas australica, one genomic window encodes:
- a CDS encoding TonB-dependent receptor — protein sequence MNNARPKKTLLASAIVGVLSSPTLVFAQAAPDANSTEVERIDVTYRSSLVQAAALKRDETKVADIITSEDIGKFPTENIAEAIQRIPGVQISNINGRGSTISVRGLGSQYARTTVNGQTMASADFTGGFRYDIIQSELASSISVIKSPSADMDTGGLSGTINIDTTKPLSYSERKVVASVKGQYSEFSPTDDVTPKGNITYIDQFVDDTVGLFLNAGYQELDDRVDNFWMGRWFSDDDGNDIPRRPRYRRIDRETKRYLMNGALQWRPSDNFETTFTAIYADDDTVQDLNQQVFLFDRDDITLLGEPVNGVYNQVRIEDFTLENNRQAEDKQATSKAFTLETKYETDNWTLFGIAHYTKGEAVHAEEAVILATTVSANMDISDRNNVVFNVDEDLTDPSLYPADMPRNEYPNGATRYMDSSESALQFDAIRSLEGDFFTGFAFGGKFRKEEFNREVFRTDRFAIGEADPSDLPLMSDFNYMVTDFLDNQMSIEHGWVAPDIQAYRDALVAEGVTVPTLFAAQSSYSIERDILSVYGKVDFESYVGEMTLRGNIGGRYETTDRTINTYLTGEDDPTNSEISLVIGETAFDYDYNNFLPSVNLVLELTDEVQARFAAAKVLVRPLLTSRTQIAASETSVNNSFGTRTYTVDLGQPNMKALTADQADLGIEWYYGEGDSVALTLFWKEIKNGSVSEFVCPDSYSDVALSGTPEDCVDTQGNIYEITSTYNDDSGTTIKGYELGWNQSLDALLPIDGFGFSANYTFIDAEDSEDFVLTNSSEETWNFIGYWENDTFSARVAVNNRSPYVQDNTDAFFAREGRVVDGRNQVDILLSYNVTEALNLRFGALNLNGNNEEAYFTEEKPVWQTTSIIGSSYYLSAVYSF from the coding sequence ATGAATAACGCTCGCCCAAAGAAAACGTTACTCGCCAGTGCTATCGTAGGAGTTCTTAGCTCTCCCACGCTAGTTTTCGCTCAAGCTGCTCCAGATGCTAATAGCACTGAAGTTGAACGCATTGACGTGACTTATCGTTCCAGTTTGGTCCAAGCTGCGGCACTAAAGCGCGATGAAACGAAAGTTGCAGACATTATTACATCAGAAGATATCGGCAAGTTTCCTACCGAGAATATTGCAGAAGCAATCCAACGAATCCCTGGAGTACAGATATCAAATATCAATGGTAGGGGGTCTACAATCAGTGTTCGCGGTTTAGGCTCGCAATATGCCAGAACGACGGTGAATGGCCAAACTATGGCAAGTGCGGATTTTACTGGTGGCTTTCGTTACGACATTATTCAGTCTGAACTTGCTTCAAGTATCTCGGTAATTAAATCTCCCAGTGCGGACATGGATACTGGCGGTTTGTCAGGTACCATTAATATCGACACCACGAAGCCTCTATCTTACAGTGAGCGTAAAGTGGTTGCTTCCGTTAAGGGACAATATTCGGAATTTTCACCAACCGATGATGTAACTCCTAAAGGTAATATTACCTATATCGATCAATTTGTTGATGACACAGTAGGTTTATTTTTGAACGCAGGTTATCAAGAACTTGACGATAGGGTAGATAACTTTTGGATGGGGAGATGGTTTAGCGACGATGACGGCAATGATATCCCTCGCCGTCCACGTTACCGCCGTATTGATCGCGAAACCAAACGCTATCTGATGAACGGCGCATTACAGTGGCGTCCTAGCGATAATTTCGAAACAACGTTTACGGCAATTTATGCCGATGACGACACGGTACAAGATTTGAACCAGCAGGTTTTCTTGTTCGATCGCGACGATATCACGCTACTCGGCGAACCAGTAAATGGCGTATACAATCAAGTACGTATTGAAGACTTTACACTTGAAAATAACCGACAAGCTGAAGACAAACAAGCTACGAGTAAAGCATTTACGCTTGAAACGAAGTACGAGACAGATAATTGGACTTTATTCGGTATCGCTCACTACACAAAAGGTGAGGCTGTACACGCAGAAGAGGCGGTAATCTTAGCGACTACAGTGTCTGCGAACATGGATATATCAGACCGCAATAACGTTGTGTTTAATGTGGATGAGGATCTAACCGACCCTTCTTTATACCCTGCTGATATGCCAAGAAACGAGTACCCGAATGGTGCAACTCGATATATGGATTCTTCTGAAAGCGCGCTTCAATTTGATGCAATTCGCTCGCTTGAAGGCGACTTCTTTACTGGTTTTGCTTTTGGAGGAAAATTCCGTAAAGAAGAATTCAACAGAGAAGTTTTTCGTACTGACAGGTTTGCCATTGGTGAAGCTGACCCAAGCGACCTTCCGTTAATGAGTGACTTTAACTATATGGTCACTGATTTCTTAGACAACCAAATGTCTATAGAGCATGGCTGGGTGGCACCTGATATTCAGGCCTACCGAGATGCGCTTGTAGCTGAGGGGGTAACGGTTCCCACTTTATTCGCTGCTCAATCTTCATATTCGATAGAGCGAGATATTCTATCGGTTTACGGAAAAGTTGATTTTGAAAGTTACGTAGGTGAAATGACGTTGAGAGGAAATATTGGTGGTCGTTATGAAACTACCGATAGAACGATTAATACCTATTTGACCGGAGAGGATGACCCGACTAACTCTGAAATCAGTTTAGTGATTGGCGAAACGGCATTCGACTACGATTACAACAATTTTTTACCGAGTGTAAACCTTGTGCTTGAATTGACAGATGAAGTACAAGCGCGATTTGCTGCCGCTAAAGTATTAGTTCGTCCACTATTGACATCTCGCACACAAATAGCGGCCTCGGAAACGTCAGTAAACAACTCTTTCGGTACGCGAACCTACACCGTAGACCTTGGCCAGCCTAACATGAAAGCGTTGACAGCTGATCAAGCCGACTTAGGGATAGAATGGTATTACGGCGAAGGGGATAGCGTAGCACTTACTCTTTTCTGGAAAGAAATTAAGAATGGGTCGGTTTCTGAGTTTGTTTGCCCTGATAGCTACAGTGATGTTGCCCTAAGTGGAACGCCGGAAGACTGCGTGGACACGCAAGGTAACATCTATGAAATCACCAGCACCTACAACGATGATAGCGGTACGACTATCAAAGGGTATGAGCTAGGTTGGAACCAGAGCCTTGACGCATTGTTACCTATCGATGGTTTCGGTTTCTCGGCAAACTATACCTTCATTGATGCAGAAGACAGTGAAGACTTCGTGCTAACCAATTCTTCAGAAGAAACGTGGAATTTCATTGGATATTGGGAAAACGACACCTTCAGTGCACGGGTCGCTGTAAATAATCGAAGCCCTTACGTCCAAGATAATACCGATGCGTTTTTTGCTCGCGAGGGAAGGGTAGTCGATGGTAGAAATCAAGTTGATATTCTATTGAGCTATAACGTTACTGAAGCTCTTAATCTTCGTTTTGGTGCACTAAATCTCAATGGTAACAACGAAGAAGCCTATTTCACGGAAGAAAAGCCGGTTTGGCAGACAACAAGTATTATAGGTTCTAGCTACTATTTGAGTGCGGTGTACTCATTTTAA
- a CDS encoding LacI family DNA-binding transcriptional regulator yields MKKPTIKDVAKLAGVSFKTVSRVVNQEPNVSESVKKKVLESIKQLNYQPNHTARVMRKAPFSLAFVYDNPNSHYVIEMQNGIISECRKKGFELVIHPTDSHSDDVGNELAAMIGSNQIGGIILTPPLSENKELVTFLLSRDAKVVRILSGEQPPDKLAPVLHIDDIDAGFKITQYLLELGHRDIAFLGFHASHESSLGRVKGFKKAHEIANFPFDKNFIIDGEFTFESGMEMAKQVLAMSKRPTAIFACNDEIAAGAVFMARLNNLKVPEDISIVGFENSPFAMQTWPHLTTIDQPNFDIAATAAAMVIEMMKSNDIHAVDSKGFSLDVVIRESACRYSLESAV; encoded by the coding sequence ATGAAAAAACCAACTATTAAGGATGTCGCGAAACTAGCGGGAGTATCGTTTAAAACGGTTTCGCGAGTGGTTAACCAAGAGCCAAATGTAAGTGAATCGGTAAAGAAAAAAGTGCTTGAGTCAATAAAACAATTGAACTACCAGCCAAACCATACAGCAAGGGTTATGCGTAAAGCACCATTTTCTCTTGCGTTTGTTTATGACAATCCCAACAGCCATTATGTGATTGAAATGCAAAACGGAATTATTTCTGAATGCAGGAAAAAAGGCTTTGAATTAGTCATTCACCCCACCGATTCTCACTCTGATGACGTAGGAAATGAGTTGGCGGCTATGATTGGTTCAAATCAGATTGGCGGAATTATTCTCACCCCGCCATTATCGGAAAATAAAGAGCTTGTTACGTTTTTACTCAGTAGGGATGCGAAAGTTGTGAGGATCTTATCTGGTGAGCAACCGCCTGATAAACTCGCCCCAGTTTTACACATAGACGACATAGATGCGGGATTCAAGATAACGCAATATTTGCTGGAGTTAGGCCATAGAGATATTGCTTTTCTTGGTTTTCATGCCTCGCATGAGTCTAGTTTAGGGCGAGTAAAAGGTTTTAAAAAGGCTCACGAAATCGCAAATTTCCCCTTCGATAAGAATTTTATCATTGATGGGGAGTTTACCTTTGAATCTGGTATGGAAATGGCCAAACAAGTGCTTGCCATGTCCAAACGACCTACCGCTATTTTTGCATGTAATGATGAAATTGCCGCGGGTGCTGTATTCATGGCACGTCTTAATAATCTTAAAGTTCCAGAAGACATTTCGATTGTCGGATTCGAAAACAGTCCTTTCGCCATGCAAACGTGGCCTCACCTTACCACGATTGACCAGCCCAACTTTGATATTGCAGCAACCGCTGCAGCAATGGTTATCGAAATGATGAAATCTAATGACATTCATGCTGTTGATTCAAAAGGATTTTCTCTTGATGTTGTGATAAGAGAATCGGCTTGTAGATATTCGCTTGAAAGCGCAGTTTAG
- a CDS encoding acyltransferase family protein → MKSNTTSARLLSLDVFRGLTIIAMIVVNSPNTYGELSHAHWVGINFADLVFPFFILIVGVAISLGFKNIDSSSPQLPSILKKVWRRGFTLIGLGLIVNLFYTHFEQIRLLGVLQRIGIVYLVCCYLAIYCKPKTVVKVGMSILLLYWIFILLVPAPGLPSGHLARGENIINWFDQFVPGMLWRGTWDPEGLLSTFPAIVTGIMGMLIGQIIVKGKNDLPTTVMNLFVFGFVTFSLGCIWSLGFPFIKQAWTSSFVLATGGMAAMILACMMWYTDVKGFRSGTQIATIFGANAITAYILHVIIEKLLDWEVAGVSIHNSYTVLMTNMGASDFISATLWVILFLCVCFIPVYALYRKQIFIKI, encoded by the coding sequence ATGAAATCAAACACGACATCTGCACGACTTTTGTCTCTCGATGTATTTCGCGGGCTCACCATAATCGCAATGATTGTGGTAAACAGTCCGAATACTTACGGTGAACTCTCGCACGCACACTGGGTAGGCATTAACTTCGCCGATTTAGTGTTTCCTTTTTTCATTCTCATTGTGGGTGTAGCGATAAGCTTGGGGTTCAAGAATATTGATTCATCTTCACCACAATTGCCCAGTATTTTGAAAAAAGTGTGGCGAAGAGGCTTTACACTCATTGGACTTGGGCTCATTGTTAATTTGTTCTACACCCACTTCGAACAAATAAGATTACTGGGGGTGTTACAACGGATTGGTATTGTTTACCTTGTTTGCTGTTATTTGGCAATTTACTGCAAACCAAAGACCGTGGTTAAAGTGGGCATGAGTATTTTGCTTCTGTACTGGATATTTATCCTGCTGGTTCCCGCTCCAGGCCTCCCTAGCGGCCACCTTGCTCGTGGAGAGAATATTATAAATTGGTTCGATCAATTTGTACCAGGTATGTTATGGCGTGGCACTTGGGATCCTGAAGGACTGCTCAGTACTTTTCCTGCCATTGTTACCGGTATTATGGGTATGCTCATTGGCCAGATTATAGTTAAAGGCAAGAACGACTTACCTACCACGGTGATGAATTTATTTGTATTCGGCTTTGTTACTTTTTCTCTAGGATGTATTTGGAGCCTAGGTTTTCCTTTCATCAAACAGGCGTGGACCAGCTCATTTGTATTAGCCACCGGCGGCATGGCTGCCATGATATTGGCCTGTATGATGTGGTACACCGATGTCAAAGGTTTCAGAAGCGGCACTCAAATAGCCACCATCTTTGGGGCCAACGCGATCACCGCGTACATCCTGCACGTAATCATAGAAAAACTTCTTGATTGGGAGGTAGCTGGTGTATCTATACACAACAGCTATACCGTATTGATGACCAATATGGGAGCAAGTGATTTTATAAGTGCAACGCTGTGGGTCATTCTGTTTCTCTGCGTATGCTTTATCCCTGTATATGCCCTTTATCGCAAACAAATTTTCATAAAGATTTAA
- a CDS encoding BadF/BadG/BcrA/BcrD ATPase family protein → MTRNYYVGIDGGGTKCKARLENAQGELLGEGLSGPCNPAQSAETAFASIIEATTLALEAASLPATKMSDLNVCMGLAGVNVARYRETAQRWIFPFKHTHITTDLHIACLGAHAGQDGAIIITGTGSSALASVGENLSSIGGHGFPLGDKAGGAWLGLRALQYTLEALDALVPTSRLVKDMCEALGTDEPQAIVGKSLHYKSSDFGKFAPIVVKCANDNEPVSLSIVNEGKQYLTGVISQLEKLGAKRISMIGGISSQWAKWLPDNIQQRLQPAKCSPEFGAISLVKHLVKES, encoded by the coding sequence GTGACTCGGAATTACTATGTCGGCATTGACGGCGGTGGCACTAAATGCAAAGCGCGACTTGAAAATGCACAAGGCGAATTGCTGGGCGAAGGATTGTCAGGTCCATGCAACCCTGCTCAATCAGCAGAAACCGCGTTCGCTTCAATAATTGAAGCTACGACACTGGCACTAGAGGCTGCCTCATTGCCAGCAACAAAAATGAGCGACCTTAATGTTTGTATGGGTCTTGCCGGTGTAAACGTTGCGCGTTATCGAGAAACTGCACAACGTTGGATCTTTCCATTTAAGCACACACATATAACGACCGATCTACACATTGCTTGTTTAGGTGCTCATGCAGGTCAAGATGGTGCAATTATAATAACCGGTACCGGTAGTTCAGCACTTGCAAGTGTAGGTGAGAATTTATCCAGCATCGGTGGCCACGGCTTCCCCTTAGGCGATAAAGCGGGGGGCGCATGGCTTGGCCTGCGGGCGTTGCAATACACCCTTGAAGCACTCGATGCATTGGTGCCTACATCTCGACTCGTCAAAGATATGTGCGAAGCTCTGGGTACAGACGAACCTCAAGCAATAGTCGGTAAATCGCTGCATTACAAGTCGAGTGATTTCGGTAAGTTTGCGCCAATTGTTGTGAAGTGTGCTAACGACAATGAACCCGTTTCTCTTAGTATTGTGAACGAAGGAAAGCAATACCTTACTGGTGTTATTTCTCAACTAGAGAAACTCGGCGCTAAACGCATTTCAATGATTGGTGGCATATCTTCGCAATGGGCTAAGTGGCTACCTGACAATATTCAACAACGTTTACAGCCCGCGAAGTGCTCACCTGAATTTGGTGCAATTTCATTAGTAAAACATCTGGTAAAGGAGAGTTGA
- the nagB-II gene encoding glucosamine-6-phosphate deaminase NagB-II, with amino-acid sequence MAYVTKMASEAAETPQVLKRQLDNNSHIYNKLSEEIEKHDPEFVYIIGRGTSDHAGVFGKYLIETEMGLPVASAAPSVNSVFGKSLRLNRALVFIISQSGRSPDILAQAKMAKEKGALCVALVNDESSPVKDIVDIFIPLCAGPEIAVAATKSYLATLYALLSIVANFTKRSDLHEALLALPTQLESVIASSFVLTAEHLAPLERCVVLGRAFGYAISREIALKMKEVCGIQAEAFSSAEFLHGPISLLNRKTAVIDAHIPDASSSVHKSQIEEVIRRGAQVFPLIEVPLDVHPLTSALIVMQRFYLDIEKAAREMNMDPDSPIGLKKVTETL; translated from the coding sequence ATGGCTTATGTGACCAAAATGGCGTCTGAAGCTGCAGAAACGCCACAAGTACTGAAACGACAACTGGATAACAATAGCCATATTTATAACAAACTATCTGAAGAGATAGAAAAGCATGACCCAGAATTTGTGTATATTATTGGCCGCGGCACCTCAGATCATGCCGGCGTGTTTGGAAAATACCTGATTGAAACCGAAATGGGTCTGCCTGTTGCTTCTGCCGCGCCATCGGTAAACAGCGTTTTCGGTAAATCGCTTCGATTAAATAGAGCGCTGGTTTTTATCATTTCTCAATCTGGTAGAAGCCCAGATATACTCGCGCAAGCCAAAATGGCAAAAGAGAAAGGTGCGCTGTGTGTTGCGCTGGTAAATGATGAGTCATCACCAGTTAAAGATATCGTAGATATATTTATACCACTTTGTGCCGGGCCAGAAATTGCCGTTGCCGCAACTAAAAGCTATCTGGCGACCTTGTATGCACTTTTAAGCATTGTTGCAAACTTCACTAAACGTAGCGACCTTCACGAAGCTTTACTTGCCTTACCTACACAATTAGAGTCGGTAATAGCGTCCTCCTTTGTACTTACTGCAGAGCACCTAGCTCCGCTTGAACGATGCGTTGTACTAGGCCGCGCTTTTGGTTACGCCATATCCAGAGAAATAGCGCTTAAAATGAAGGAAGTCTGTGGAATACAGGCTGAGGCTTTCAGTAGTGCTGAATTCCTTCACGGGCCCATATCCCTTCTAAACCGCAAAACCGCGGTTATCGATGCCCATATTCCTGACGCATCAAGTAGCGTGCATAAGTCACAAATTGAAGAAGTGATCCGCAGAGGAGCCCAAGTTTTCCCTTTAATTGAGGTGCCATTGGATGTACATCCTCTCACATCGGCGCTCATCGTTATGCAACGCTTTTACTTAGATATTGAAAAAGCTGCGCGCGAGATGAATATGGATCCAGACAGCCCTATCGGGCTTAAAAAAGTGACGGAAACCCTCTAG
- the nagA gene encoding N-acetylglucosamine-6-phosphate deacetylase: protein MKSYFAKHLFDGFSFHSNVRFEVSNNRVTAFSSDSEDDSNAEVIHELVIPAMVDVQVNGGGGVQFNETPTLCTLQQMAEAFLKVGTGSLMPTIITDDIDVMNKGADAIALGHKWDPGAIPGVHFEGPHLSVTKKGMHSSKHIRTLSDKELALFTRNDLGKVIVTLAPEAVSPLDIETLTNAGVIVSIGHTNATSQDCFAAFDAGATGATHLFNAMSPFTSREPGVVGASLYRDDVYCGLIVDHHHVHLVSAKLAIKLKGDERLMLVTDAMAPAASDVDHFVYQGVKVMRKNDALRLNDGTLAGSLLTMEKAIQHTHFDLSVDLLATLRMATSTPAAFINCEENIGTLRTGAIANFLTLSKELKVTRCWRNGELVC, encoded by the coding sequence ATGAAATCTTACTTTGCCAAACACCTGTTTGACGGCTTTTCATTTCATTCAAACGTGCGTTTTGAAGTGAGTAACAACCGAGTGACCGCTTTCAGCTCGGACAGTGAAGATGATAGCAATGCTGAGGTCATCCATGAGCTAGTCATACCCGCCATGGTAGATGTTCAGGTAAACGGTGGAGGCGGCGTTCAGTTTAACGAAACGCCTACACTGTGTACGCTTCAGCAAATGGCAGAAGCCTTCTTAAAAGTGGGTACGGGCAGCTTAATGCCAACCATTATCACTGACGACATCGACGTTATGAATAAAGGCGCTGATGCTATAGCTTTAGGTCACAAATGGGATCCAGGTGCTATCCCGGGTGTCCACTTCGAAGGGCCTCATCTCAGCGTAACCAAGAAGGGCATGCATAGTTCAAAGCACATCCGTACACTTAGCGACAAAGAATTGGCCTTATTTACTCGAAATGATCTTGGTAAAGTCATTGTCACGCTAGCACCAGAAGCGGTCTCACCCTTAGATATTGAGACCCTAACCAATGCAGGCGTAATTGTGTCTATAGGCCACACGAACGCCACTTCCCAAGACTGCTTTGCCGCTTTTGACGCAGGGGCTACCGGTGCTACACATCTTTTCAATGCCATGTCACCGTTTACCAGCAGAGAACCTGGTGTGGTTGGGGCCTCACTTTATAGAGACGACGTCTACTGCGGGTTAATTGTTGACCATCATCACGTTCATCTTGTGTCAGCAAAGCTAGCGATAAAGCTTAAAGGTGATGAACGCTTGATGCTGGTAACAGATGCTATGGCACCGGCAGCGAGTGACGTCGACCACTTTGTGTATCAAGGCGTTAAAGTCATGCGTAAAAATGATGCATTACGTCTTAACGACGGTACCTTGGCGGGTTCACTTTTAACCATGGAAAAAGCCATACAGCATACGCATTTCGACCTAAGCGTTGACCTGCTCGCCACGCTTCGAATGGCAACGTCTACCCCCGCTGCGTTCATTAATTGCGAAGAGAATATTGGAACGCTGCGCACAGGTGCTATCGCTAATTTCTTAACGTTGAGTAAGGAGCTAAAAGTGACTCGCTGTTGGCGCAACGGCGAGCTTGTTTGTTGA
- a CDS encoding sugar MFS transporter — MQTAVKPPPSTMLPMVIIGTLFFVFGFITWLNGALIPFLQIVCNLNGAEALLIAFSFYIAYVVMALPMSFVLNKLGYKNAMTFGLLLIAAGCCLFVPAAKTQTFILFITAQFVVGSGLTILQTASNPYLVKIGPSESAAARISIMGLLNKGAGWLAPMVFIALVLGDLSGITEQSIAALPEAERSAQIQQLAQSLIMPYLGMAAALVLLAIALSFSGLPELDLDVEDKKLAEREKSKGSVLQFPQLVLGVIALFCYVGVEVIAGDTIGLAGSQLGVPGALGLTSYTMFFMVVGYSLGLVLVPRVCTQHQLLTLSSVLGIALSIGIPFTNAESHFFASVLWGWTGITTLPDPITFIALLGLANAIVWPAVWPLALEGLGKFTARGSALLIMGIAGGAIIPLLFGFAADHFGVLNAYWTTIPCYAFILFYALKGWRLREW; from the coding sequence ATGCAAACTGCAGTTAAGCCCCCCCCGTCAACAATGCTCCCCATGGTGATAATAGGCACATTGTTTTTCGTTTTTGGTTTTATCACATGGTTGAATGGAGCACTCATCCCCTTCTTGCAAATTGTTTGCAATTTGAACGGAGCAGAGGCACTGCTAATCGCGTTTAGTTTTTATATCGCGTATGTTGTTATGGCGCTTCCTATGTCATTCGTGCTTAATAAGTTGGGCTATAAAAATGCCATGACTTTTGGGCTTTTATTGATTGCTGCAGGTTGCTGTTTATTTGTTCCTGCCGCTAAAACGCAAACATTCATATTGTTTATCACAGCTCAATTCGTTGTCGGTTCTGGGTTAACTATCTTACAAACTGCATCGAACCCGTATTTGGTAAAAATTGGGCCGTCAGAAAGTGCGGCCGCAAGAATATCAATTATGGGACTCCTGAATAAAGGGGCAGGTTGGCTCGCACCTATGGTGTTTATTGCTCTTGTGCTCGGAGACTTATCAGGTATCACCGAACAAAGTATTGCTGCCCTGCCAGAAGCTGAACGTAGTGCACAAATACAACAGTTAGCGCAAAGTCTTATCATGCCCTACTTAGGCATGGCCGCAGCGTTAGTATTGCTTGCAATAGCGCTAAGTTTTTCAGGCTTGCCTGAACTCGATCTGGATGTGGAGGATAAAAAACTCGCAGAACGCGAAAAAAGCAAAGGCTCGGTATTACAATTCCCTCAACTCGTATTAGGTGTGATTGCGCTTTTTTGTTATGTGGGTGTTGAGGTTATTGCAGGGGATACTATTGGCCTAGCGGGCTCACAATTAGGCGTGCCCGGAGCACTTGGTCTTACTTCCTATACCATGTTTTTTATGGTTGTCGGGTATAGCCTAGGTTTAGTACTAGTGCCGAGAGTCTGCACACAGCACCAATTACTCACTCTTTCTTCGGTTTTGGGTATTGCTCTGTCCATCGGTATACCTTTCACTAACGCTGAAAGTCATTTCTTTGCGAGTGTTTTATGGGGCTGGACTGGTATTACAACGCTACCAGACCCTATCACCTTTATCGCACTATTGGGTCTTGCTAACGCCATTGTTTGGCCTGCTGTTTGGCCTTTAGCATTAGAAGGGCTAGGTAAATTCACCGCGCGCGGTTCTGCACTTTTGATAATGGGCATAGCCGGAGGAGCAATTATTCCGTTACTCTTCGGGTTTGCGGCTGATCACTTTGGCGTTTTAAATGCTTACTGGACAACGATACCTTGCTATGCATTTATTCTTTTTTACGCTCTGAAGGGGTGGCGCCTAAGAGAATGGTGA
- a CDS encoding LysR family transcriptional regulator, translating into MKQLSLDTLRTFVSVIELGGYAKAGDFLGRSQPAISLQIKKLESQLDRKLFTKVGQRHVPSADGNWLYPKAKELLELNDNIFKSLTPAPLSGRLRLGIPNEFASTLLPGLIGEFSKRYPDVSLEVTSALSRDLLHPSQRNHFDLILALVNPSEDTEGEVVLEDEVVWVGDASHTLVGNNIPLVLAPDGCMYRSRVIEQLKQQTYAWKITYTNADLGGLVAAIQQGLGITALARSSLPLNLSPLNHPKLPKLGRVNICLFNQDTQHPVISKTLAEFFKARLTE; encoded by the coding sequence ATGAAACAGCTTTCTTTAGATACCTTGCGCACCTTTGTTAGCGTTATTGAGCTTGGAGGCTACGCCAAAGCGGGCGACTTTTTAGGTCGCTCTCAACCCGCTATTAGCTTGCAAATTAAAAAGCTTGAGTCGCAATTAGACCGAAAGCTATTTACCAAAGTAGGTCAGCGCCATGTTCCTAGTGCCGACGGTAATTGGCTTTACCCAAAAGCCAAAGAATTGCTAGAGCTTAACGACAATATCTTTAAAAGCCTAACACCTGCCCCATTAAGTGGCCGCTTACGGTTAGGCATACCTAACGAATTTGCCTCTACCCTTTTGCCGGGCTTAATTGGGGAGTTTTCAAAACGTTACCCCGATGTATCACTTGAGGTCACGTCGGCGTTAAGCCGCGATCTACTTCACCCCAGTCAGCGCAATCATTTCGATTTAATATTGGCGCTGGTAAACCCCAGTGAAGATACGGAAGGGGAAGTGGTACTTGAAGATGAAGTGGTATGGGTAGGTGATGCTAGCCACACACTAGTGGGTAACAATATTCCCTTGGTACTGGCCCCTGATGGCTGTATGTACAGAAGCCGGGTTATTGAGCAATTAAAGCAGCAAACCTATGCGTGGAAAATTACTTACACGAACGCCGATTTAGGGGGCTTGGTGGCCGCTATTCAGCAAGGGCTGGGCATTACCGCCCTCGCCCGCTCTAGTTTGCCGCTAAACCTATCGCCCCTTAACCACCCCAAACTCCCTAAATTAGGCAGGGTGAATATCTGCCTATTTAACCAAGACACTCAACACCCGGTTATCAGTAAAACGCTGGCTGAGTTTTTTAAAGCGAGGCTTACCGAATAG